The Apodemus sylvaticus chromosome 22, mApoSyl1.1, whole genome shotgun sequence genome includes a region encoding these proteins:
- the Slc8b1 gene encoding mitochondrial sodium/calcium exchanger protein, whose amino-acid sequence MAGRWLGLLWAPGFLCVALILETASGAGDPSTKAHGHIQFSAGGVNQASMADCRTVCSLNTSDRCDFVRRNPDCRSEGGYLDYLEGIFCYFAPNLLPLAITLYVFWLLYLFLILGVTAAKFFCPNLSAISTSLKLSHNVAGVTFLAFGNGAPDIFSALVAFSDPRTAGLAIGALFGAGVLVTTVVAGGITILHPFMAASRPFLRDIAFYMVAVFLTFTALYLGRITLAWALGYLGLYVFYVVTVIICTWVYQRQRSRSLVHSVSETPELLSESEEDQMSSNANSYDYGDEYRPLLLGQETTAQILIQALNPLDYRKWRTQSRSWRLLKVVKLPVEFLLLLTVPVVDPDKDDRNWKRPLNCLQLVISPLVLVLTLQSGVYGVYEIGGLLPVWAVVVIVGTALASVTFFATSNREPPRLHRLFAFLGFLTSALWINAAATEVVNILRSLGVVFRLSNTVLGLTLLAWGNSIGDAFSDFTLARQGYPRMAFSACFGGIIFNILVGVGLGCLLQIIRNHASEVKLEPDGLLVWVLASALGLSLVFSLVSVPLQCFRLSKAYGLCLLLFYFCFLVTVLLTEFGVIHLKKV is encoded by the exons ATGGCAGGCAGATGGCTGGGACTGCTCTGGGCGCCtggctttctctgtgtggctctgatACTGGAGACGGCCTCTGGGGCCGGAGACCCATCCACAAAAGCCCATGGACACATCCAATTTTCCGCTGGAGGTGTCAACCAGGCTTCCATGGCGGAT TGCCGCACTGTGTGTAGCCTGAACACATCTGACCGCTGTGACTTCGTCAGGAGGAATCCCGACTGCCGCAGCGAGGGCGGCTACCTGGACTACCTCGAGGGCATCTTCTGCTACTTCGCCCCCAACCTCCTCCCTCTGGCCATCACCCTCTAT GTTTTCTGGCTCCTTTACCTCTTCCTGATCCTGGGAGTCACTGCGGCCAAGTT CTTCTGCCCAAACCTGTCAGCCATCTCCACCAGCCTCAAGCTCTCCCACAACGTGGCAG GTGTCACCTTCCTGGCCTTTGGGAATGGCGCTCCAGACATCTTCAGCGCTCTAGTGGCTTTCTCGGACCCACGTACTGCTGGCCTGGCCATCGGGGCTCTGTTTG GTGCAGGGGTGTTGGTCACCACTGTGGTGGCCGGAGGTATCACCATCCTGCATCCCTTCATGGCTGCCTCCAGGCCCTTCCTCAGGGACATCGCTTTCTATATGGTGGCCGTGTTCCTAACCTTCACCGCCCTCTATCTTGGCAGGATCACGCTGGCGTGGGCACTGG GTTACCTGGGCCTCTACGTGTTCTACGTGGTCACAGTCATCATCTGCACCTGGGTCTACCAACGGCAGCGAAGCAGGTCTCTGGTCCACTCCGTATCGGAGACACCAG AGTTGCTGTCTGAGTCAGAGGAGGACCAGATGTCTTCCAACGCCAACAGCTATGACTATG GAGATGAGTACCGGCCTCTGTTGCTGGGTCAGGAGACCACTGCCCAGATCCTGATCCAAGCCCTGAACCCCCTGGACTACAGGAAGTGGAGAACTCAGTCGAGATCCTGGAGGCTTCTGAAGGTGGTCAAG cTGCCTGTGGAGTTCTTGTTGCTACTTACAGTACCCGTTGTGGACCCCGACAAGGATGATCGGAATTGGAAACGGCCACTCAACTGTCTGCAGCTAGTTATCAGCCCCTTGGTCCTGGTCCTGACCCTGCAGTCGGGGGTCT ATGGCGTCTATGAGATTGGCGGCCTCCTTCCGgtctgggctgtggtggtgatCGTGGGCACAGCCCTGGCTTCAGTGACCTTCTTTGCCACATCTAACAGAGAACCCCCTAGACTGCACCGG CTCTTTGCTTTCCTGGGTTTCCTGACCAGCGCCCTGTGGATCAATGCAGCTGCCACGGAGGTGGTGAACATCCTGAGGTCCCTGGGTGTGGTCTTCCGCCTGAGCAACACCGTGCTAGGGCTAACCCTCCTGGCCTGGGGCAACAGCATCGGAG ACGCGTTCTCAGATTTCACACTGGCCCGCCAGGGATACCCCCGGATGGCCTTCTCCGCCTGTTTTGGCGGCATCATCTTCA ACATCCTGGTTGGCGTGGGGCTGGGCTGCCTGCTGCAGATCATCCGGAACCATGCTTCGGAGGTGAAG CTGGAGCCAGACGGActgctggtgtgggtgctggcCAGTGCCCTGGGGCTCAGCCTGGTCTTCTCCCTGGTTTCCGTTCCTCTCCAGTGTTTCCGGCTCAGCAAGGCCtatggcctctgcctcctcctcttttatttctgtttccttgTCACGGTCCTACTCACGGAGTTCGGGGTGATTCACTTGAAGAAAGTCTGA